Proteins from a single region of Geothrix sp. PMB-07:
- the miaB gene encoding tRNA (N6-isopentenyl adenosine(37)-C2)-methylthiotransferase MiaB yields the protein MKFHIQTWGCQMNDHDGEKLSGLLAEEGFESVEASEDADLVLLNTCSIREKAVHKVYSELGRLREEKLRRPLLVGVTGCLAQQEQAALFKRAPHIDFVLGTMALKQLPRLVAEAQAGKARVMDTGEYPDNHLFPPAVTRRRDTAKALVTITEGCNHACTYCIVPTTRGVERHRPYADVLAEVRGLVTRGYREVELLGQNVNSYAGGCSFAELLERVSEVEGLEWIRFTTSHPMNFTKELARVLVSNPKVAPFLHLPLQSGSDRVLKRMLREYTVGEYLERLGYLGEGREKLSLSTDFIVGFPGETDEDFEATLSVLDQVAFDGSFSFIYSPRPGTPSLRLKDDLPMAVKSERLKRLQQRQTELTRASNERFLGREIPVRVETHGPNEHGWWLARSGEWKTIHLVAGPGRVLPFGELVQAKVTLASPHFLGAELV from the coding sequence ATGAAGTTCCATATCCAAACCTGGGGCTGCCAGATGAACGACCACGACGGCGAGAAGCTGTCGGGGCTGCTTGCCGAAGAGGGGTTCGAGAGCGTTGAAGCATCTGAGGATGCAGACCTGGTGCTGCTGAACACCTGCTCCATCCGCGAGAAGGCCGTGCACAAGGTCTACTCTGAGCTGGGCCGCCTGCGCGAGGAGAAGCTGCGTCGGCCCCTGCTGGTGGGTGTCACGGGCTGTCTGGCCCAGCAGGAACAGGCGGCGCTGTTCAAGCGGGCTCCGCACATCGACTTCGTGCTGGGCACCATGGCCCTCAAGCAGCTGCCGCGCCTCGTGGCCGAGGCCCAGGCGGGCAAGGCCCGGGTCATGGATACGGGCGAGTATCCGGACAATCACCTGTTTCCCCCGGCGGTCACCCGGCGCCGCGACACCGCCAAGGCCCTGGTGACCATCACCGAGGGCTGCAACCACGCCTGTACATACTGCATCGTGCCCACCACCCGAGGGGTGGAGCGGCACCGGCCTTACGCCGATGTGCTGGCGGAAGTGCGTGGCCTGGTCACGCGCGGCTACCGCGAGGTGGAACTGCTGGGCCAGAACGTGAACAGCTATGCCGGAGGCTGCAGCTTCGCAGAGTTGCTGGAGCGGGTGTCTGAGGTGGAAGGTTTGGAGTGGATCCGCTTCACCACCAGCCACCCCATGAACTTTACGAAGGAACTGGCCCGCGTGCTGGTGAGCAATCCCAAGGTGGCCCCCTTCCTGCACCTGCCCCTGCAGAGCGGCAGCGACCGCGTGCTCAAGCGCATGCTGCGGGAGTACACCGTGGGCGAGTACCTGGAGCGCCTGGGCTACCTGGGCGAGGGCCGCGAGAAACTGTCCCTGAGTACCGATTTCATCGTGGGTTTCCCCGGCGAGACCGATGAGGACTTCGAGGCCACGCTGAGCGTGCTGGATCAGGTCGCCTTCGATGGCTCCTTCAGCTTCATCTACTCGCCGCGTCCAGGCACACCCTCCCTGCGCTTGAAGGACGATCTGCCCATGGCGGTGAAATCCGAGCGGCTGAAGCGGCTGCAGCAGCGGCAGACAGAACTCACCCGAGCCAGCAACGAGCGCTTTCTGGGTCGAGAGATTCCCGTGCGGGTGGAAACCCATGGGCCCAACGAGCATGGCTGGTGGCTGGCCCGCAGCGGCGAGTGGAAAACCATCCATCTGGTGGCAGGGCCTGGGCGCGTCCTGCCCTTTGGCGAGCTGGTGCAGGCAAAGGTCACCCTGGCCAGTCCGCACTTCCTGGGGGCTGAGCTCGTCTAG
- the lepA gene encoding translation elongation factor 4 → MSDPSLIRNFSIVAHIDHGKSTLADRLLELTKTVAGRDMQAQILDDMDLERERGITIKAHAVTLKYPASDGKTYTLNLIDTPGHVDFTYEVSRSLAACEGAILVVDSTQGVEAQTLANTYLALENGLEVFPVLNKTDLPSSDPERVLEQIDTVIGLVDTAHAVNVSAKTGLNCEQVLEQIVKCIPAPQGDADAPLQALVFDCYYDAYRGVVNLIRVVNGTIKAGDTIRFMSTGSEHRVDEIGIFDPKMDKQESLSVGEVGYLVANIRSLVDVKVGDTVTHAVTMTTKPATEMLKGFKEIQPVVFAGIFPTSSDDFENLRNAMDKLRLNDSSFTYEPETSTALGFGFRCGFLGLLHMEIVQERLEREFDLDLITTAPSVRYHVFLTDGSETSVDNPSKLPPLQKVAKIDEPIIEATILTRTDFVGGLIKLCEERRGIQQKLEYVSQDRVMLVYELPLNEVVLDFYDKLKSISKGYASFDYHMKHYVESDLVKMDILVNGDAVDALSILVHRSKSQTLGLALCQKMKEVIHQQMFDVAIQAAIGSKIIARTNVKARRKDVLAKCYGGDISRKKKLLNKQKEGKKRMKSIGNVEIPQEAFLAILKVEN, encoded by the coding sequence GTGTCCGATCCCAGCCTGATTCGCAATTTCTCCATCGTCGCCCACATCGACCACGGCAAATCCACCCTGGCGGATCGCCTGCTGGAATTGACGAAGACCGTGGCCGGACGCGACATGCAGGCCCAGATCCTGGATGACATGGATCTGGAGCGCGAGCGTGGCATCACCATCAAGGCCCATGCGGTGACGTTGAAATACCCAGCCTCGGATGGCAAGACCTACACCCTCAACCTCATCGACACGCCGGGCCACGTGGATTTCACCTACGAGGTGAGCCGCAGCCTCGCCGCCTGCGAAGGCGCCATCCTGGTAGTGGATTCCACCCAGGGCGTGGAGGCGCAGACCTTGGCCAACACCTACCTGGCCCTGGAAAACGGCCTGGAAGTGTTTCCGGTGCTGAACAAGACCGATCTGCCCAGCTCGGATCCCGAGCGCGTGCTCGAGCAGATCGACACGGTCATCGGCCTCGTGGACACGGCCCATGCCGTGAATGTGAGCGCCAAGACCGGCTTGAACTGCGAGCAGGTGCTGGAACAAATCGTCAAGTGCATCCCGGCGCCGCAGGGTGATGCCGACGCGCCCCTGCAGGCCCTGGTCTTCGATTGCTACTACGACGCCTACCGTGGTGTGGTGAACCTGATCCGCGTGGTGAACGGCACCATCAAGGCTGGCGACACCATCCGTTTCATGTCCACTGGCAGTGAGCACCGCGTGGACGAGATTGGCATCTTCGATCCCAAGATGGACAAGCAGGAGTCGCTCTCTGTGGGCGAAGTGGGCTACCTGGTCGCCAACATCCGCTCGCTGGTGGATGTGAAAGTGGGCGACACCGTCACCCACGCCGTGACGATGACCACCAAGCCGGCCACGGAGATGCTGAAGGGCTTCAAGGAGATCCAGCCCGTGGTGTTCGCGGGCATCTTCCCCACTTCCAGCGATGATTTCGAGAACCTCCGCAACGCCATGGACAAGCTGCGCCTCAATGACAGCAGCTTCACCTATGAGCCGGAAACGTCGACGGCGCTGGGTTTCGGCTTCCGCTGCGGCTTCCTGGGGCTGCTCCACATGGAGATCGTGCAGGAACGTCTGGAGCGCGAGTTCGATCTGGACCTCATCACCACCGCGCCCAGCGTGCGGTACCACGTGTTCCTGACGGATGGCAGCGAGACCTCCGTGGACAACCCGTCGAAGCTGCCGCCCCTGCAGAAGGTCGCCAAGATCGACGAACCCATCATCGAAGCCACCATCCTCACCCGCACGGACTTCGTGGGCGGCCTCATCAAGCTTTGCGAAGAGCGGCGCGGCATCCAGCAGAAGCTGGAGTATGTGAGCCAGGACCGCGTGATGCTGGTCTACGAGCTGCCCCTCAACGAAGTGGTGCTCGACTTCTACGACAAGCTCAAGTCCATCTCCAAGGGCTACGCCAGCTTCGACTACCACATGAAGCACTACGTGGAATCAGATCTGGTGAAGATGGACATTCTGGTGAATGGCGATGCGGTGGACGCCTTGTCCATCCTGGTGCACCGCAGCAAGAGCCAGACCCTTGGCCTGGCCCTCTGCCAGAAGATGAAGGAAGTCATCCATCAGCAGATGTTCGACGTGGCCATCCAGGCCGCCATCGGCAGCAAGATCATCGCCCGCACCAACGTGAAGGCCCGTCGCAAGGACGTGCTTGCCAAATGCTACGGCGGCGACATCAGCCGCAAGAAGAAGCTCCTCAACAAACAGAAAGAAGGGAAGAAGCGGATGAAGTCCATCGGCAACGTGGAGATTCCGCAGGAAGCCTTCCTGGCCATTCTGAAAGTCGAGAACTAG
- a CDS encoding response regulator, which yields MSHATSPMTILMVEDNALQRRQIEAQLQPLGHRIISASNGQEALDRLRELKDTLPSLVIMDAVMPSMDGFKACEMIKADPVTAEVPILVLTALSRDAKDRSYAAGADDFLRKPANTLLLQVRVQTHLKIRALSLKAGSLSPARPKVLVVSASSLVRSQVQNHFGKGQATFYEAQGEGQARAQIGTHRPDVLVLDTELLEGSAQSLALAVHQAPELKDMPILLLYNPGELETWSRLHEPVADALDKPLVALETRRRVAMLAKLAQLQKLV from the coding sequence TTGTCCCACGCCACGTCCCCGATGACCATCCTGATGGTGGAGGACAACGCCCTGCAGCGCCGCCAGATTGAAGCGCAACTGCAGCCGCTGGGCCACCGGATCATCAGTGCCTCCAATGGCCAGGAGGCCTTGGACCGCCTGCGGGAGCTGAAGGACACCCTGCCCAGCCTCGTGATCATGGATGCCGTGATGCCCTCGATGGATGGCTTCAAGGCCTGCGAAATGATCAAGGCCGATCCGGTCACGGCGGAAGTTCCCATTCTGGTGCTCACGGCCCTCAGCCGTGATGCCAAGGACCGGAGCTACGCCGCCGGCGCCGACGACTTCCTACGTAAGCCCGCGAATACCCTGCTGCTGCAGGTGCGCGTGCAAACCCACCTGAAGATCCGCGCCCTGTCCCTGAAGGCTGGTAGCCTGTCTCCGGCCCGGCCCAAGGTGCTGGTGGTATCGGCCAGTTCCCTGGTGCGCTCTCAGGTGCAGAACCACTTCGGCAAGGGCCAGGCCACCTTCTATGAGGCCCAGGGCGAAGGCCAGGCCCGCGCCCAGATCGGCACCCACCGCCCTGACGTGCTGGTGCTGGACACCGAACTGCTGGAAGGCAGCGCCCAGAGCCTGGCCCTTGCCGTTCACCAGGCCCCCGAACTGAAGGACATGCCCATCCTGCTGCTCTACAACCCAGGGGAGCTGGAAACCTGGTCGCGGCTGCACGAGCCCGTCGCCGACGCCCTGGATAAGCCCCTGGTGGCCTTGGAAACCAGGCGCCGCGTGGCCATGCTCGCCAAGCTGGCCCAGTTGCAGAAGCTCGTCTAG